One Malania oleifera isolate guangnan ecotype guangnan chromosome 9, ASM2987363v1, whole genome shotgun sequence DNA segment encodes these proteins:
- the LOC131163823 gene encoding protein SENSITIVITY TO RED LIGHT REDUCED 1: MAASAKTLTLENTKLTGEWTVVLPRRGKHRKAIPKLKMPEQPEAWAPSDLESDHRRESKLMQKMLICLKKLESSQFYQSFLDQIQTPNILDSLLRILGSELKMQMVIYGIGSIESYESPRLQLSLAILMKRKFSWIGDVEVFDPIVSATESRILQSLGCSVLSVNEQGRRQALKPTMFFMPHCEAKLYDNLLQANWKVDLLKNIALFGNSFMAYEKFVSDFKNSRVVDSATHILAIQRFTDEIKINTVSDDYFGAFNDSSWHFFIPESERQLQLGNL; this comes from the coding sequence ATGGCAGCTTCTGCAAAAACTCTTACGCTTGAAAATACTAAGCTCACTGGAGAATGGACAGTTGTTTTACCTCGTCGTGGCAAACATAGAAAGGCTATTCCCAAATTAAAAATGCCAGAACAACCAGAAGCATGGGCTCCTAGTGATCTTGAAAGTGATCACCGCAGAGAATCAAAATTGATGCAGAAGATGCTGATCTGTTTGAAGAAACTTGAGAGCTCACAGTTCTATCAAAGTTTCTTGGATCAAATCCAGACACCTAACATCCTAGACTCCTTACTAAGAATTTTGGGATCTGAATTGAAGATGCAGATGGTGATATATGGTATTGGAAGCATTGAATCATATGAATCTCCTCGATTGCAACTTAGCCTGGCAATCTTGATGAAAAGAAAGTTCAGTTGGATAGGAGACGTAGAGGTATTTGACCCCATTGTTTCTGCGACAGAATCTAGGATTTTGCAGTCTCTTGGCTGCTCTGTTCTCTCAGTAAATGAGCAAGGTCGGCGACAGGCTTTAAAGCCGACAATGTTTTTCATGCCACACTGTGAAGCAAAATTATACGACAACCTTTTGCAGGCAAACTGGAAGGTAGATCTCCTGAAAAACATCGCTTTGTTTGGGAACAGCTTCATGGCGTATGAGAAGTTCGTTTCGGACTTCAAGAACTCGCGTGTGGTGGATTCAGCAACGCATATCTTGGCTATTCAAAGGTTCACAGATGAAATTAAGATCAATACTGTTTCAGATGACTATTTTGGAGCCTTTAATGATTCAAGTTGGCATTTTTTTATCCCAGAATCTGAGAGGCAGCTGCAGTTAGGTAATTTATAA